A genomic window from Glycine max cultivar Williams 82 chromosome 17, Glycine_max_v4.0, whole genome shotgun sequence includes:
- the LOC102669708 gene encoding uncharacterized protein, producing the protein MLADEAEYWWENTCPRLEGAGGAVVQWETFRQTFLEKYFPEDVKNRKEMEFLELKQESMTVAEYAARYENLVRYFPHYQGEAGERSKCVKFVNGLRPEIRGRRLLFTGMPMLVMGKRRSLCMTHNRAKPYSAPLGKYGNHSGGQRTSGGLQPVGGSSQQITRVSQFAGRGSGSSRAPAIVTTPLRCGKCGQLRHIARECTDR; encoded by the exons ATGCTAGCAGATGAGGCGGAGTACTGGTGGGAGAACACTTGCCCACGTTTAGAGGGAGCAGGTGGTGCTGTTGTCCAATGGGAGACTTTCAGACAAACTTTTCTGGAGAAGTATTTTCCAGAAGATGTGAAGAATAGGAAGGAGATGGAGTTTCTCGAGCTGAAACAGGAAAGTATGACGGTGGCAGAGTATGCGGCGAGGTATGAGAACCTTGTAAGGTATTTTCCTCATTATCAGGGGGAAGCTGGGGAGAGGTCCAAATGCGTGAAATTTGTCAATGGCCTTCGACCagaa ATCCGCGGGAGAAGGCTGCTTTTTACAGGAATGCCAATGCTAGTCATGGGAAAGAGAAGAAGCCTATGTATGACTCACAATCGTGCTAAGCCATATTCTGCCCCTCTTGGGAAATATGGAAACCATTCTGGAGGACAGAGGACCAGTGGAGGACTTCAACCAGTTGGTGGGAGTTCTCAGCAAATTACTAGGGTGTCTCAGTTTGCGGGTAGAGGTAGTGGTAGTAGTCGTGCTCCTGCTATTGTTACTACACCACTCAGGTGTGGGAAGTGTGGCCAGCTTAGGCATATTGCTCGTGAGTGCACAGATAGATAG